Proteins from one Pontibacter korlensis genomic window:
- a CDS encoding DUF4142 domain-containing protein → MKNTMIAIWCMAGALLFSSCGSGSGNETTDATDSQTATIAGTDSTITDENKELLAFAARNNMLQIELGKLAADKGVTNQVESYGQSLVDWYTTKQEELQKLAQQYNVSLPQQMESEQTDHLKELQEAEAGKFDTEYWENVTEAQKAAIDKLEGNLKDVDEASATAFTLWARNTLKELRAQYEQARGFEVELKNEESGISEAI, encoded by the coding sequence CTGTTTTCCTCCTGCGGCTCCGGATCCGGCAACGAGACCACTGATGCTACGGACTCTCAGACAGCTACTATAGCTGGTACAGACTCCACAATTACTGATGAAAACAAGGAGCTTCTGGCTTTTGCAGCTCGTAACAACATGCTCCAGATTGAGCTTGGAAAACTGGCTGCTGACAAAGGAGTTACAAACCAAGTAGAGTCTTATGGTCAGAGCCTGGTAGACTGGTACACCACAAAGCAAGAAGAACTGCAGAAACTGGCACAGCAGTACAATGTTTCCCTACCACAACAGATGGAAAGTGAGCAAACAGACCACCTGAAAGAACTGCAGGAAGCTGAGGCAGGGAAGTTCGACACAGAGTACTGGGAAAATGTAACGGAAGCGCAGAAAGCAGCCATTGATAAGCTTGAAGGCAACCTAAAGGATGTGGATGAGGCTAGCGCTACGGCTTTTACACTTTGGGCCCGCAATACGCTAAAAGAGCTTCGTGCACAATATGAGCAAGCAAGAGGATTTGAGGTTGAACTGAAAAACGAAGAAAGCGGTATTTCTGAGGCTATTTAA